One genomic window of Solanum stenotomum isolate F172 chromosome 9, ASM1918654v1, whole genome shotgun sequence includes the following:
- the LOC125877447 gene encoding uncharacterized protein LOC125877447, which produces MAMFVDDMDISRLMVFAQQIEESKLKKERAREKKRSKVDNAGSDGHGRSKNRQKFFGQGYSNAPKYKEEMVSTPRSQGKVSESLWPTYSRCGKRHEGRCLAGKDGCYGCGESGHMKKDCPKAKATIGEGKQNAPSGGDDEPPKRNSFYALQFKDDQELSPHVPFRYVLLSCFRKFSDFLSIMTCYVGLNVFLALMDV; this is translated from the coding sequence ATGGCAATGTTTGttgatgatatggatatctcacgtctcATGGTGTTTGCCCAACAAATAGAAGAGTCAAAACTCAAGAAGGAGAGGGCTAGGGAGAAGAAGAGGTCTAAGGTGGATAATGCtgggtccgatggacatggtcgttctaaGAATCGACAAAAGTTTTTTGGACAAGGTTATTCTAATGCTCCTAAGTATAAGGAAGAGATGGTGTCTACCCCTAGGTCACAAGGGAAAGTTAGTGAGTCCCTATGGCCTACTTATTCTAGGTGTGGTAAGAGGCATGAGGGTAGGTGTTTGGCTGGTAAAGATGGTTGTTATGGATGTGGTGAGAGTGGCCACATGAAGAAAGATTGCCCAAAGGCAAAGGCTACTATAGGAGAGGGTAAGCAAAATGCCCCCAGTGGTGGGGATGATGAGCCTCCAAAGAGGAATAgtttttatgctctccaattcAAGGATGATCAAGAGTTATCTCCTCATGTCCCTTTCCGATATGTGCTTCtttcatgttttagaaaattttcagatttcttgTCTATTATGACTTGTTATGTTGGTCTTAATGTTTTCCTTGCCTTGATGGATGTTTAG